A region of Ignavibacteriota bacterium DNA encodes the following proteins:
- a CDS encoding ABC transporter permease subunit, with the protein MLPEFKNKKFLKFNSLISAKFSDKFATFIIYSGGLVTIIAVIGILAFVLWEAFPLISKTTSSKTAEIKLHNFSNNPKALLTGVDEYKEIAYILNDKGYIDFFDMSENELIKRVEIDSIYGKQISSCSKSLNDNYVALGTSDGYIAAIFIAYSISFDVNSLRIIEPKIELVDYFLADTNRLPIKKSIFRAPYQDLKTIFYQNSDNKLFLKSFNIDRNFLTGDESVDIFTADIPLSTNDIITSVNIDDMSEKLLIGTLSGKILYYSLKNPYNPQYIQIIHDFNNPITSLTFILGDQTFVVGNSKGELESYTHYQDSDNHHGWKFVKFKKFQSHNAPITSIAVSSRNKSFIVGDNIGDIFLYHLTTGDRILDLNGRTNHKVIDLAFAPKADGASALLSDGSLFNFDIEGQHTEFTFKTVFGKVLYEGYKDADYVWQSTGGTDDFEPKFSLMPLLFGTLKGTFFALLFAVPIALLGAIYTALFMNKKVRDFIKPTIEMMAALPSVVIGFLAGIWLAPILDKFLPAMNLFIIISLLLTTIVFIINFLQVKNNERIFIREGYEIAAIIPVILISGFAAYLLGDFVEVGFFGGDFKLWLLNNFDIQYEQRNGIVVGFALGFAVIPIIYTISEDSLHNVPKSLTSAAFALGADKWQTARRVIIPTASPGIFSAIMIGFGRAIGETMIVLMATGNTPIMDWSIFNGMRTLSANIAIEIPEAPVGGTLYRVLFLSASLLFVITFIINTAAELVRQKLRRKYQNL; encoded by the coding sequence ATGTTGCCTGAATTTAAAAATAAAAAATTTCTTAAGTTCAATTCACTAATTTCAGCTAAATTTAGTGATAAGTTTGCTACATTTATTATTTACTCAGGTGGCTTGGTCACAATAATTGCTGTAATCGGAATTCTTGCATTTGTTCTTTGGGAAGCATTCCCTCTAATTTCAAAAACAACCTCATCAAAAACTGCTGAAATTAAACTCCATAATTTCAGTAACAATCCAAAGGCACTACTTACCGGAGTGGATGAATACAAAGAGATTGCATATATTCTCAATGATAAAGGATACATTGATTTTTTTGATATGTCTGAAAATGAACTTATCAAGCGTGTTGAAATTGATAGTATTTACGGCAAGCAAATAAGTTCATGCAGCAAATCATTAAATGACAATTATGTCGCATTAGGAACAAGTGATGGATATATAGCTGCTATTTTTATTGCTTACAGTATTTCATTTGATGTAAATTCATTAAGAATTATTGAACCCAAAATTGAACTTGTTGACTATTTCCTTGCTGATACCAATCGCTTACCGATAAAAAAATCAATTTTCAGAGCACCATATCAGGATTTGAAAACTATATTTTATCAAAATTCTGATAACAAATTATTCCTGAAATCATTCAATATTGATAGAAATTTTCTTACAGGTGATGAATCAGTTGATATTTTCACAGCCGATATTCCCTTGAGTACAAATGACATTATTACATCTGTCAATATTGATGATATGAGCGAAAAATTGCTAATTGGAACTCTTAGCGGAAAAATTTTATATTATTCTTTGAAAAACCCTTACAATCCTCAATATATTCAAATAATTCACGATTTTAACAATCCAATTACTTCACTTACATTCATACTTGGTGACCAAACTTTTGTTGTAGGAAATTCAAAAGGAGAGCTTGAATCCTATACGCATTATCAGGACTCTGATAATCATCACGGATGGAAATTTGTGAAATTCAAGAAATTTCAAAGTCACAATGCCCCAATAACTTCAATTGCAGTATCTTCAAGAAATAAAAGCTTTATAGTTGGGGATAATATTGGAGATATTTTTTTATATCACCTTACAACAGGCGATAGAATTCTCGACCTTAACGGCAGAACCAATCATAAAGTTATAGATTTAGCTTTCGCTCCCAAAGCTGATGGTGCATCTGCATTACTTTCAGACGGCTCTCTTTTCAATTTCGATATCGAAGGTCAACATACTGAATTTACTTTTAAGACAGTATTTGGAAAAGTTCTCTATGAGGGTTATAAAGATGCTGATTATGTCTGGCAGTCCACAGGTGGTACTGATGATTTTGAGCCAAAGTTCTCGCTAATGCCATTGCTTTTCGGCACATTGAAAGGGACTTTTTTTGCCTTGCTTTTTGCTGTACCAATTGCACTTTTGGGTGCTATCTATACAGCACTTTTTATGAATAAAAAGGTTAGGGATTTTATAAAACCTACTATTGAAATGATGGCTGCATTGCCAAGCGTAGTTATTGGCTTTTTAGCGGGAATATGGTTAGCACCGATACTTGATAAATTTTTACCCGCAATGAATTTATTTATTATTATATCGCTTTTATTAACCACAATAGTCTTTATCATTAATTTTCTGCAGGTAAAAAATAATGAACGAATATTTATCAGGGAAGGTTACGAAATCGCAGCAATAATACCTGTAATTTTGATAAGTGGTTTTGCAGCATATTTATTAGGTGATTTTGTTGAAGTAGGATTTTTTGGTGGTGATTTCAAATTATGGCTTCTTAATAATTTTGATATTCAATATGAACAGAGAAACGGCATTGTAGTTGGGTTTGCTCTTGGTTTCGCAGTTATTCCGATTATTTATACAATAAGCGAAGATTCTCTTCATAATGTCCCAAAAAGTTTGACTTCGGCGGCTTTTGCTCTGGGAGCTGACAAATGGCAGACAGCACGCAGAGTAATAATTCCTACAGCCAGCCCCGGCATTTTTTCGGCTATAATGATTGGTTTTGGAAGGGCGATTGGAGAAACGATGATTGTACTGATGGCAACCGGAAATACACCGATTATGGATTGGAGTATTTTCAACGGAATGCGAACTTTATCAGCCAATATTGCTATTGAAATTCCCGAGGCACCTGTCGGTGGAACACTTTACAGAGTGCTGTTCCTTTCTGCTTCGCTGCTATTTGTTATTACTTTTATTATAAATACAGCCGCTGAACTTGTTCGCCAGAAACTCAGGAGAAAATATCAAAACCTTTAA
- a CDS encoding phosphate ABC transporter substrate-binding protein has product MKINISILFYSIIILSGVIFTSNIIKAENIEVDDAIPKYKKTSGISGNLSSIGSDSMNNLLTLWLEGFQKFYPNVRIQIEGKGSSTAPPALISGTAQLGPMSRPMKKEEIDKFEKKFGYKPTEIRVAIDALAIYVNKDNPLESISIDKVDAIFSKTRRGGFRSNISKWGELGLKGDYWSNRPISIYGRNSASGTYGFFKEHALFKGDFKDNVKEQPGSASVVQGISYDKYAIGYSGIGYRTSGVKTLPISKRYNSELEEPSYQNVLKGKYPLSRFMFIYINKAPNKTLDPLVKEFLSFILSNEGQSIVVKDGFLPMTAKIIYDEINKKIN; this is encoded by the coding sequence ATGAAAATCAACATTAGTATTTTATTTTATTCAATAATAATATTATCAGGGGTAATTTTCACCTCTAATATTATTAAAGCAGAGAATATTGAAGTTGATGATGCAATTCCAAAATATAAAAAAACAAGCGGAATTTCAGGCAATTTAAGCAGTATTGGCTCTGATTCAATGAATAATCTTCTTACTCTTTGGCTGGAAGGTTTTCAGAAATTCTATCCGAATGTACGAATTCAAATTGAAGGCAAAGGCTCGTCAACAGCTCCACCGGCATTAATAAGTGGCACTGCACAGCTTGGACCAATGTCAAGACCAATGAAAAAAGAAGAAATTGACAAATTTGAAAAAAAATTCGGTTATAAGCCGACTGAAATAAGGGTCGCTATTGATGCACTTGCTATCTATGTAAATAAAGATAATCCTTTGGAATCAATATCTATAGACAAAGTTGATGCTATATTTTCAAAAACAAGGCGAGGTGGTTTTAGAAGTAACATCTCAAAATGGGGAGAACTTGGATTGAAAGGGGATTACTGGTCAAACAGACCTATCAGTATTTACGGTAGAAATTCTGCTTCTGGAACTTACGGATTTTTCAAAGAGCATGCTTTATTCAAAGGCGATTTCAAGGATAATGTAAAAGAGCAACCCGGTTCGGCGTCTGTTGTTCAGGGAATAAGTTACGATAAATATGCTATCGGTTACAGTGGTATTGGCTACAGAACATCCGGTGTTAAAACACTACCGATCTCGAAAAGGTACAATTCCGAGCTTGAGGAACCAAGTTATCAGAATGTTCTGAAAGGTAAGTACCCGCTCAGCAGGTTTATGTTCATATATATTAATAAAGCTCCGAACAAAACTTTAGACCCGCTTGTAAAAGAGTTCCTGAGTTTTATTTTAAGTAATGAGGGGCAGTCAATCGTTGTTAAGGATGGTTTTTTACCAATGACTGCAAAAATAATTTACGATGAAATTAATAAAAAAATTAATTAA
- the pstA gene encoding phosphate ABC transporter permease PstA, with translation MNNKISHSDIFIWFTGIALGITLIMIVGMLILIIGNGSDYYVPKQIVSITTNDNQVFLGQIIKFQNSDSKSGTAEIENNHSRVQIRVANRDYYGYDFIWLDMEEILEVDYTPDDAFIVERLEFGNFFGYIEGVLINNHKYEYGSEQFESKFAKYLEYSEKLRNEINQIESNEISSVNFQIDKSRTKIKKLDYEQRLKNVDNSKEIRQLENNIEILNNKYFFYRDITDSLLKISSNYTVLLRAANGYTKSLPLIQVFRAYQPNIMNFWDKIIFAIEKIISFISSEPRESNTEGGIFPAIFGTVLMVMLMSLAAVPLGVLTALYLREYANQVWMVRVVRIAVNNLAGVPSIVFGIFGLGFFIYTVGGTIDQLFFPESLPAPTWGTGGILWASLTLALLTVPVVIVSTEEALESIPLGIREASMALGATKWQTTYRIILPAAAPGIMTGVILAMARGAGEVAPLMITGVVKLAPALPFDWNFPFFHLDRKFMHLGFHIYDVGFQSPNIEAAIPMVYMTTLLLILIVLLLNITAITIRTRLRRKFKGMEEMS, from the coding sequence ATGAATAACAAAATAAGTCATAGTGATATTTTTATTTGGTTTACCGGCATTGCGCTGGGTATTACTTTGATTATGATAGTCGGTATGCTGATTCTTATTATTGGCAATGGCTCAGATTATTACGTTCCGAAGCAGATTGTCAGTATTACTACTAATGACAATCAAGTTTTTCTCGGACAAATTATTAAGTTTCAAAACAGTGATTCAAAAAGTGGGACTGCCGAGATTGAGAATAATCATAGCAGGGTTCAGATTAGGGTTGCAAACCGTGATTATTACGGTTATGATTTCATTTGGCTGGATATGGAAGAAATTTTAGAAGTTGATTATACACCTGATGATGCATTTATAGTCGAGCGACTCGAATTTGGCAATTTCTTCGGTTATATTGAAGGTGTTTTGATTAATAATCACAAATATGAATATGGTTCAGAGCAATTTGAAAGCAAATTTGCCAAATATTTGGAATATTCAGAAAAGCTCAGAAATGAAATAAATCAAATTGAAAGCAATGAAATCAGCAGCGTAAATTTTCAGATTGATAAATCAAGAACAAAAATCAAAAAGCTGGATTATGAGCAGAGATTAAAAAATGTTGACAATTCTAAAGAAATTCGCCAGTTAGAAAATAATATCGAAATACTAAATAATAAATATTTTTTCTACAGAGATATAACTGATTCGCTTCTTAAAATAAGCTCGAATTATACTGTATTGCTGAGAGCTGCGAATGGTTATACAAAGTCACTGCCCCTGATACAAGTATTCAGGGCGTACCAGCCCAATATAATGAATTTTTGGGATAAAATTATATTTGCAATAGAAAAAATAATCAGTTTTATTTCAAGTGAGCCGCGTGAATCAAATACAGAAGGCGGAATTTTTCCGGCAATTTTCGGCACTGTACTTATGGTTATGTTGATGAGTCTTGCTGCTGTACCACTCGGCGTACTCACGGCACTGTATCTGCGTGAATATGCAAATCAGGTCTGGATGGTCAGGGTTGTTAGAATTGCCGTAAATAATCTCGCAGGAGTGCCATCAATAGTATTTGGCATATTCGGATTAGGATTCTTTATTTATACCGTTGGAGGAACAATTGACCAGCTATTCTTTCCGGAGAGTCTGCCTGCACCGACTTGGGGAACTGGCGGAATCTTATGGGCATCTCTGACTCTTGCACTCCTTACTGTACCGGTAGTGATAGTGTCAACCGAAGAAGCTTTAGAATCAATCCCACTTGGAATACGTGAAGCATCTATGGCTCTCGGAGCAACTAAATGGCAAACAACATACCGAATAATTTTACCTGCAGCTGCTCCAGGAATTATGACAGGTGTAATTCTTGCAATGGCAAGAGGTGCCGGTGAAGTTGCACCTCTAATGATAACAGGTGTTGTAAAATTGGCTCCGGCACTTCCTTTCGACTGGAATTTCCCTTTCTTTCATCTAGACAGAAAATTTATGCACCTCGGCTTTCATATTTATGACGTAGGCTTTCAATCGCCGAATATCGAAGCTGCCATTCCAATGGTTTATATGACTACTCTGCTTCTAATTCTGATAGTCTTGCTGCTAAATATCACTGCTATCACAATCAGAACACGCCTACGCCGGAAATTCAAAGGCATGGAAGAGATGAGTTAG
- the tgt gene encoding tRNA guanosine(34) transglycosylase Tgt gives MNNLYTLEKQSEKSKARAGFLNTDHGIIPTPIFMPVGTAGTVKAIMQKDLIELDAKIILGNTYHLYLRPGDNVINHFGGLHKFINWDRVILTDSGGYQIFSLQDMRKLTKEGAEFKSHIDGSKHFFSPESVVDIQLNLGSDILMVLDECVPYPADENYTAKSMELSLDWAKRSKVHFDSSEPLYGHKQFQFGIGQGGMYPNLRKEYIERMIDIDFDGNAIGGLSVGEPTEVMYDLTDLSTDFLPKDKPRYLMGVGTPENLLECIERGIDMFDCVLPTRNARNGQLFTSRGKINLKNSQYKLSDEPIDENIDSYASRNFSLGYLRHLFISQEILALQLATMHNIAFYLNLVRTARQEIINDHYESWKKEALEIMNQPK, from the coding sequence ATGAACAACTTATACACTTTAGAAAAACAATCTGAAAAATCCAAAGCCCGTGCAGGATTTCTCAATACTGACCATGGTATAATACCAACGCCGATATTTATGCCGGTTGGTACTGCAGGCACAGTCAAAGCCATTATGCAAAAGGATTTAATAGAACTTGATGCAAAAATTATATTAGGAAATACTTATCATTTGTATTTACGACCCGGCGATAATGTCATAAATCATTTCGGTGGCTTACACAAATTTATTAATTGGGACAGAGTTATACTTACAGATAGCGGCGGCTACCAAATATTCTCACTTCAGGATATGCGCAAACTAACTAAAGAAGGAGCCGAATTTAAATCGCATATTGATGGCTCGAAGCATTTCTTTTCTCCTGAATCTGTAGTTGATATCCAGCTTAACTTGGGTTCAGATATTTTGATGGTTTTAGATGAGTGTGTGCCATACCCTGCTGATGAGAATTATACTGCTAAATCAATGGAACTTTCACTTGACTGGGCTAAACGCTCAAAAGTACATTTCGATTCTTCCGAGCCCCTTTACGGTCACAAACAGTTTCAGTTTGGAATTGGTCAGGGCGGAATGTACCCGAATTTAAGGAAAGAATATATTGAGAGAATGATTGATATTGATTTTGATGGAAATGCAATAGGCGGACTTTCTGTGGGTGAGCCTACTGAAGTTATGTACGACCTTACCGATTTATCTACTGATTTTCTGCCTAAGGATAAGCCAAGATACTTAATGGGTGTTGGCACTCCCGAAAACCTTCTGGAGTGTATTGAGCGTGGTATTGATATGTTCGATTGTGTGCTTCCAACCCGCAATGCGCGTAACGGGCAGTTATTTACTTCACGTGGAAAGATTAATTTGAAGAATTCTCAGTATAAATTATCTGATGAGCCAATTGATGAAAATATTGATTCTTATGCAAGCAGAAATTTCTCACTCGGATATCTGAGGCATCTTTTCATTTCGCAGGAAATTTTGGCTTTGCAGCTTGCTACTATGCATAATATTGCTTTCTATCTGAATCTTGTCAGAACTGCAAGACAAGAAATTATTAATGATCATTATGAATCATGGAAGAAAGAAGCACTTGAAATCATGAATCAACCTAAGTAA
- the hslU gene encoding ATP-dependent protease ATPase subunit HslU — translation MENLIENKIDNEEKLALRKSYLTPKQIVSELDKFIIGQDAAKKAVAIALRNRWRRQNVESEIKHEIMPNNIIMIGPTGVGKTEIARRLAKLANAPFVKVEATKFTEVGYVGRDVESMVRDLAEKSVGIVKDEHLESKKGDAIIAAENRILDILIPPVKKSPSFDNASEDEIEENSATREKFRQMLKNGVMDERIIEVEVMVDQTPNLHVLGPMGMDEIGMNLQDIFGNMMPKKRKARKMKVSEARLLIEKEEADKLIDMEAVVRDALRRAENSGIIFIDEIDKIASRSGAGSGPDVSREGVQRDLLPIVEGCSVNTKYGMVNTDHVLFIASGAFHVSKPSDLVPELQGRFPIRVELKSLTEEDFVRILTQPENALIKQYQALILTEGIELNFDETGIKEIASLAAKVNDEVTNIGARRLHTIMSTLLEEIMFKAPDDIESFNIIINDEKVRDVLKDIVQNTDLSKYIL, via the coding sequence ATGGAAAATTTAATAGAGAACAAAATCGATAACGAAGAAAAATTAGCACTCAGAAAATCATATTTGACACCCAAACAAATTGTATCAGAGCTTGATAAATTCATTATTGGTCAGGATGCAGCAAAAAAAGCAGTTGCTATTGCTCTCAGAAACCGCTGGAGGCGCCAGAATGTAGAAAGCGAAATCAAACATGAAATTATGCCGAATAATATTATAATGATTGGTCCTACAGGTGTCGGTAAAACTGAAATTGCACGACGTCTTGCCAAACTTGCAAACGCTCCTTTTGTAAAAGTTGAAGCTACAAAATTTACTGAAGTTGGTTATGTTGGTCGCGATGTAGAATCTATGGTCAGAGATTTGGCTGAAAAATCTGTAGGTATTGTAAAAGATGAGCACCTCGAATCAAAGAAAGGAGATGCAATTATAGCAGCCGAAAATCGCATACTGGATATTTTAATTCCACCTGTGAAAAAATCTCCATCATTTGATAATGCAAGCGAAGATGAAATTGAAGAAAATTCTGCAACACGTGAAAAATTTCGTCAAATGCTCAAAAATGGAGTAATGGATGAAAGAATTATTGAAGTGGAAGTGATGGTTGACCAGACTCCGAATCTTCACGTACTTGGTCCGATGGGTATGGATGAAATCGGGATGAATCTTCAGGATATTTTTGGCAATATGATGCCTAAGAAAAGAAAAGCTCGCAAGATGAAAGTATCTGAAGCCCGACTCTTAATCGAAAAAGAAGAAGCAGACAAGCTCATTGATATGGAAGCTGTTGTTCGGGATGCACTCCGTCGTGCCGAAAATTCAGGTATAATATTCATTGATGAAATTGACAAGATTGCATCCAGAAGTGGAGCCGGCTCAGGTCCTGATGTTTCCCGTGAAGGTGTTCAGAGGGATTTACTGCCGATTGTTGAAGGATGCTCGGTAAATACCAAATACGGTATGGTAAATACTGATCATGTGCTTTTTATTGCTTCCGGTGCTTTTCATGTTTCCAAGCCATCAGACTTAGTGCCTGAACTTCAGGGGCGTTTTCCTATCAGGGTTGAGCTTAAAAGCCTTACTGAAGAGGATTTCGTGAGAATTCTTACTCAACCCGAAAATGCACTCATTAAACAGTATCAGGCTTTAATCCTGACTGAAGGAATTGAGCTTAATTTTGATGAAACAGGAATCAAAGAAATCGCTTCACTTGCCGCAAAAGTCAATGATGAAGTTACAAATATCGGAGCGAGGAGATTGCATACAATTATGTCAACTCTGCTGGAAGAAATTATGTTCAAGGCTCCTGATGATATCGAATCATTTAATATCATCATCAATGATGAAAAAGTCCGGGATGTGCTGAAAGATATTGTCCAAAATACAGACCTTAGTAAATACATCCTGTAA
- the hslV gene encoding ATP-dependent protease subunit HslV, whose amino-acid sequence MSELNQIHATTVIGILKDGKAAMGSDGQVSFGNTVLKHNAKKVRLLYNNTILAGFAGATADAFTLIQRFEEKIESNRGNLQRASIELAKDWRTDRYLRRLEAMLAVMNNKDVFLISGTGDVIEPEDNIIAIGSGGPFALSAARALMNHTGYEPKQIVEESLKIAAEICIYTNGHLTIETLDNN is encoded by the coding sequence ATGTCTGAATTAAATCAAATACATGCAACCACTGTAATTGGCATTCTTAAAGACGGTAAAGCTGCTATGGGCTCTGATGGGCAGGTCAGTTTCGGCAATACTGTTTTGAAGCATAATGCAAAGAAAGTGCGTTTGCTATATAATAATACTATTCTTGCTGGTTTTGCAGGTGCTACTGCCGACGCTTTTACACTAATTCAAAGGTTTGAAGAAAAAATTGAATCAAACCGTGGCAACCTCCAGCGTGCTTCAATCGAACTTGCAAAAGACTGGCGAACCGACCGCTACCTTAGAAGGCTTGAAGCAATGCTGGCTGTAATGAATAATAAGGATGTATTTCTAATAAGTGGTACAGGTGATGTAATCGAACCTGAAGACAATATAATTGCTATCGGTTCAGGTGGTCCTTTTGCTCTGTCTGCCGCTCGCGCTTTAATGAATCACACTGGATACGAGCCAAAACAGATTGTCGAAGAATCACTGAAAATTGCAGCTGAAATATGCATCTATACTAACGGTCATTTAACTATTGAAACACTTGATAATAATTAA
- a CDS encoding PD40 domain-containing protein, protein MVKSTRISMYLLILGLSISLISCIYPGVKLKVPDCPQPSQNCYPQKWSGKPEYDTVKNNTRSTGYYFQIDKIKGINTPDDEWQIAFVNANEALITFSESNFNKVMTARKIAVNEFAIEKGIRGLEDGHTGIFSINKNKAAYTVSPNKNPNFVKKHYYDELATTESITGRSKIYISNFSGSRLSESYEFDDPDLKELDWNGHPALSPDGKVFFFASDKDGGEGGTDIWLAISDKKGVFYRSFNIGKVINSKCDEVSPFVASNGKRLYFSSAGHNTVGGYDIFYSEIYPSFWLEIDKIDEKTEFSKYFSVPVNLGTPVNTPYDELFPSSPGDCSELLYYSSNQAQSASGIIESAGGFDIYVIHKLPFTTDKKPETKPIDIAKTNLEETKKPLAEPETISKSEITVKGSVYDKNTNHPIDSALVSVRKEQSDQVEMDIHTNRFGKFEFPIETNVQYEITAQKNEYFFDSKRVLLPSDFSQDTADLNFYLPEIGEIRINFPTDEYNNPYKYTLDTNGIETGRYWLDELKLVAGNIMLSVDRIDKIILVGHTDDVGTDDYNMGLGQRRVNFVIDELVKIGVPREILFARSAGEREPLTRNLQEDIVTFRKRLRRVTMEKFFK, encoded by the coding sequence ATGGTAAAGTCAACAAGAATTAGTATGTATTTGCTTATACTTGGACTAAGTATCAGCTTGATTTCTTGTATTTATCCCGGTGTAAAATTAAAAGTTCCTGATTGCCCACAGCCCTCTCAAAATTGCTATCCACAGAAATGGAGCGGCAAACCAGAATACGACACTGTTAAAAATAATACCAGATCTACGGGATATTATTTTCAGATTGACAAAATAAAAGGTATCAATACTCCTGATGATGAGTGGCAGATTGCTTTCGTTAATGCTAATGAAGCATTGATTACTTTCAGCGAGTCGAATTTCAATAAAGTGATGACTGCCAGAAAAATTGCTGTAAATGAATTTGCTATCGAGAAAGGCATTAGAGGTCTTGAAGATGGGCATACAGGAATTTTTTCTATCAATAAAAACAAAGCCGCATATACAGTTTCTCCGAATAAAAATCCAAATTTTGTAAAAAAACATTACTATGATGAACTTGCCACTACTGAAAGTATTACCGGCAGGTCAAAAATATATATATCAAATTTTTCCGGAAGCAGACTCTCTGAAAGCTATGAATTTGATGACCCTGATTTGAAAGAGCTTGACTGGAACGGACATCCGGCATTGTCACCCGATGGCAAAGTGTTCTTTTTTGCATCAGATAAAGATGGCGGTGAAGGCGGTACAGATATTTGGCTTGCTATTTCGGACAAAAAAGGAGTATTTTACCGTTCATTCAATATTGGAAAAGTAATTAATTCCAAATGTGATGAGGTATCCCCTTTTGTTGCGTCAAATGGCAAGAGATTGTATTTTTCATCAGCCGGACATAATACTGTTGGCGGTTATGATATTTTCTATTCCGAAATTTACCCAAGTTTCTGGCTAGAAATTGACAAAATTGATGAGAAAACAGAATTTTCAAAGTATTTCAGTGTTCCTGTAAATTTAGGAACTCCTGTAAATACTCCTTATGACGAATTATTCCCAAGCAGTCCGGGCGATTGTAGCGAATTGCTGTACTACTCATCAAATCAGGCACAAAGTGCAAGCGGAATAATAGAATCAGCGGGCGGTTTTGACATTTATGTAATTCATAAATTGCCATTCACTACTGACAAAAAGCCTGAAACCAAACCAATTGATATTGCTAAAACTAATTTGGAAGAAACTAAAAAGCCTTTAGCGGAGCCGGAAACTATCAGTAAAAGTGAAATTACAGTTAAAGGTTCAGTTTATGACAAAAACACAAACCACCCGATTGATTCGGCTTTGGTAAGTGTAAGAAAAGAGCAATCTGATCAAGTTGAAATGGATATACATACAAACAGATTCGGTAAATTTGAATTTCCGATTGAAACGAATGTTCAGTATGAAATTACAGCCCAAAAAAATGAGTATTTTTTTGATTCAAAGCGTGTACTTTTACCTTCTGATTTTTCACAAGACACAGCAGATTTGAATTTTTATCTTCCTGAAATTGGTGAAATAAGGATAAATTTTCCGACTGATGAGTATAATAATCCTTACAAATATACACTTGATACAAATGGTATCGAAACAGGCAGATACTGGCTTGACGAGCTCAAACTTGTTGCCGGTAATATTATGCTTTCAGTTGACCGCATTGATAAAATTATACTTGTCGGGCATACTGATGATGTCGGAACTGATGATTACAATATGGGATTAGGTCAGAGACGAGTAAATTTTGTCATAGATGAATTAGTCAAAATCGGTGTTCCGAGAGAAATACTTTTTGCAAGGTCAGCAGGCGAAAGAGAGCCGCTTACTCGCAATTTGCAGGAAGACATAGTAACATTTAGAAAGAGACTCCGCCGCGTAACAATGGAAAAATTCTTCAAGTGA